The Hyphomicrobiales bacterium genome includes the window CAGCACCACGTCGATGACGCCGATCTGGCCGAGCTGCTGGGCGGTGAGCTCGTGATGCAGGTGGCCGAGATGGGCGATGCACAGGCCGACCATCTCGAAAATGAAGATGGAGTTGCCGAACTCCACCGTGCCGCCGTCCCGGCCGCGGATGTTCGTCGGCACGTTGCGGATTTGCACGTCGCCGATCTGCAGATGGTGCTCGGCGTATGCACCCTCCGGGTTCCAGCCGCGCAGCACGTGCTTGATCGCCGGGTCGGGATGGTCGGTGTAGTGGGTCTCGTGGGCCCGGTTCATGGTGACGACGTCCGGCGCCACGCCGGGCCCGGCATAGCCGGTATAGTCGGTGGCGATCCGCACCGCTTGCGCGCTTTCGATCAGGAACGTCGAATGCTGGATATAGGTAAGCCGGGTCTCGTTGGCCTCGAGCGCGCGGCCGGCTTGAGCGAGGAGCGGTCTTGCGTCCGAACGCGCTCCAGGGTCCTGGGCTTGCGCGGCAGGCCGGAAGGCGGCCTGGATGACCGGCGCGGGCCTGCCCGAAACCGCGA containing:
- a CDS encoding MBL fold metallo-hydrolase, with the protein product MAGVRSVLGLTVMLVAGFASFAATAQPASTSCLAVSGRPAPVIQAAFRPAAQAQDPGARSDARPLLAQAGRALEANETRLTYIQHSTFLIESAQAVRIATDYTGYAGPGVAPDVVTMNRAHETHYTDHPDPAIKHVLRGWNPEGAYAEHHLQIGDVQIRNVPTNIRGRDGGTVEFGNSIFIFEMVGLCIAHLGHLHHELTAQQLGQIGVIDVVLVPVDGSYTLDLPGVVEVLKSLHARLIVPMHYFSGFSLNRFLERMRPYYSARFADSPSVVVSRAMLPETPEILVLPPL